The genomic window CTCGACGTCCGTCGCCACGAGCGCGGCGACGCAGGCCGGCTCGGCCTCGGAGCAGAGCAGCCCGGTCGACGTCAGCTCCGTCCTCACCTTCACGGCGCCGGAGGGACTCACTAAGTCCGAGACGACGACCACCGAGGACACCTCCGCCAGCGTCTACACGAGCGCGGACGCGATGCGCACCGTCACGATCGCGGCGAACACGAGCCAGGAGGACGCCGACGCCGCCGTCGCCGCCCTGGCAGCATCAGGCGGGGTGACGAGCACGAGCCAGAACGGCGACACGACGATCTCGGTCACCCAGGCCGAGCCCGTCACGGTCGACGGCGAGAAGGGTACCTCCTACTCAGGCACGACGACGTCCTCGGCCGGGGGCGTCAACCTCTCGAGCGCCACGCGCGGCGCCTACGTCAGCCACAACGGCACCCTGGTCCAGATCACCCTCACCGTGACCTCCCTGACTGACCCTGCCGAGGTCAGCGAGGCGGACCTCGCCGAGATCCTGTCGGGCATCTCCTGGAAGTGAGCCACGCCTGGGGCCTCGCCCGGCCACAGGCAGGACGCTAAGACTGCGCAGCAACGACGCAGCACAAGACGGTGCTGCCGCCAGCCCCGGGCTGGCGGCAGCACCGCGGGGCCCGTCAACCCGGATGATGTCCTTGGTCGAACTCACTAGGGTGAAAGCGTGACCCAGCAGCGTCCCTCCCAGCCCTCGGACCGCCACGCCGAGTACGTCAGCGGCGACGCCACGCCGTCGTCTGCCTCCCACAGCACCCGCGCCATCCCGCACCAGCAGTCCCAGCCGGGCCCCGAGGACGACGTCATGCTCGCGACCGGGCGCCCGCGCGACGCCGGGACCGCCGTCGACGCCATCACCACCACCGCGAAGGGCGCCGTCAAGGAGCGCGTCGCCAAGGAGAGGGCCAAGCAGGAGCGGATCCGCCGCCAGCCCGGCCGCAAGGCCTGGGTCCCGAACCAGCACGGCGCCTGGGCGATGCTCGTCATGCCCGCGATCGTCGGCTGGGTGGTCGGCGGCTTCTCCTGGAAGAACCTCCTGCTCGTGCCCGCGTGGCTCGGCGCCTACCTCACGTACTGGGCCTGGTCGCAGTGGCTGCGCACCCGCTCGCCGCGGCGCCGCAAGCTCCTCATCCCACCGCTCGTCGTCTACACGGGCTTCACGGCGGTGCTCGGACTCATCACGATCCTCGTCGCCCCCTACCTGCTGCAGTGGGCCGTCGTCTTCCTGCCGCTCTTCCTCATCGCCGGCTGGGAGGTGTGGCGCGGACGCGAGCGCTCACTGCTCTCCGGCCTGTCGACGACGGCGGCCGCGAGCCTCATGGCGGCCGTGACCTACCAGCTCGCCGTCGGCGGCAAGGGCGGCTTCCTCGGGACCGGGGCCGGCGCGGAAGCGTTGCGCGGCACGAGCCCGAACGGGGCGCTCACCGGCTGGCCGTGGATGTGGCTCGTGACGGCGTCCGTGGTGGCGTACTTCTGCCTGTCGGTGCCGTACATCAAGCTCATGATCCGCGAGCGCTTCAACACGAGGCTGCTCGCGGGGACAGTGGGCGTGCACGCGGTGTGCGCCGCCGTGGCGGTGTGGCTGGCGACCGGCGGCTACCTCGGCTGGGGCC from Actinomyces radicidentis includes these protein-coding regions:
- a CDS encoding YwiC-like family protein, translating into MTQQRPSQPSDRHAEYVSGDATPSSASHSTRAIPHQQSQPGPEDDVMLATGRPRDAGTAVDAITTTAKGAVKERVAKERAKQERIRRQPGRKAWVPNQHGAWAMLVMPAIVGWVVGGFSWKNLLLVPAWLGAYLTYWAWSQWLRTRSPRRRKLLIPPLVVYTGFTAVLGLITILVAPYLLQWAVVFLPLFLIAGWEVWRGRERSLLSGLSTTAAASLMAAVTYQLAVGGKGGFLGTGAGAEALRGTSPNGALTGWPWMWLVTASVVAYFCLSVPYIKLMIRERFNTRLLAGTVGVHAVCAAVAVWLATGGYLGWGHAILWVVLAVRSWWMPRKQWQLVRETHKPLRPGTMGIVEMVLEVVFLLTIATW